AAGTACAGGCAGCACTTCCCTGAGATCCTCAGTACAGCCTGTGAGCACGTGGAGCTGGTCTTTGGCCTGGAGATGAAGGAAGTCAACCATAGCAGGAACATCTACACCCTCATCAGCAAGCTCAACCTCGGGGGAAACGATTGTCCGAGTGGTGAGGGGGAGCTTCCCAAGTCCGGTCTCCTCATGGTGCTCCTGGGGGTCATCTTCATGAATGGTAACCGCGCCACCGAGGAGGAGATCTGGGAATTCCTCAGTATGTTGGGGATCTATGCTGGGAGGAGGCACTGGATCTTTGGGGAGCCCAGAAGGCTCATCACCAAAGATCTGGTGCAGAAGGAGTACCTGAACTACCGCCAGGTGCCCAATAGTGATCCTCCCCGCTATGAGTTCCTGTGGGGCCTGAGAGCTTGTGCTGAGACCAGTAAGATGAAGGTACTGGAGGTTCTAGCCAAGTTCCACGGTAGGGTCCCTAGTTCCTTCCCAGACCTCTATGAGGAGGCTCTGAGAGAGCAGGCGGagagagcagggctgagaggTGCGGCCATGGCTCCAACCATGGCTGAGGCCTGTGCTCCTTCCAGGGCCAAGTCCCGCAGCTCCTCCCTCATCTAGGGAGGGGGGCAGGGCACTTTGTTCCCTTTGTGTTGGAAGAGAGCAGTCAGGCTCCTAAATAGTGCAGAGTAGTACGGGTGGAGGCAACAAAACCCGTATCTTCTTACAGTTTTAAATGGTAAGGGAGTTTAGATCTAGTTTGTTTAACAAAATATACATCTGTTTTCTTGTATCCATATGAGAAATACCTAATGAACGATGATTTAAATTAGGAAGGTAAAGAGGTGAAGGAGGTGTTTAGTATTTTCAAATGTTCTTACTTTGGATAAGGTTTATTGTGTTTCAGAATTCAAATGTATGAATCATATAAATCACAGTTTCCAGCTGTTTTAACGTTTTAAAAGTTTGGGTATTTGTAACACACACTGAAAGTACTGAATATATTGTTCACAATGCAAACAAGATAACATGACATTAGAAGAGAATGTTTCTTGAAGAGCAGTCAAGCTTCTAAAGAGTGCATGGTAGTAGGGGTTGATCACATTTATTTCAATcacatttctctctctgtttcacaTGAGTAACTTCTAcatattatttgtttcttttttttccccaaatatttttacttctaaGAGGTTGTTTTTCTTCAGAGTATTAAATTGGTAATGATACTGGTGTTATATTTactgctgttttaaaaattttaaacgtACAGTTTTGGTagatattaaagaaattaaagagccaTGTATACTGTCTTTCTGATCTGCAAGTAGGTAACAGCACTGCAAGAGTGATTTTCATGCTACTGTGAAAGAAGACCAGAGAAACTAttgagaaacaaaaagaacatGGAGAAAAGAATAGAGTAAAAAGTCTTCAACTTGTGGTTtacctatttcttttaaacattcttttagtaaaaataaaaaatactttgaattatttagctcatttaagaatat
The genomic region above belongs to Ovis canadensis isolate MfBH-ARS-UI-01 breed Bighorn chromosome X, ARS-UI_OviCan_v2, whole genome shotgun sequence and contains:
- the LOC138930658 gene encoding melanoma-associated antigen B4-like, encoding MPRRHKNKSHAWGKRHQVRRNTQVAQASAAAAPKEECPSSPSSAHQGSPLSSPATEDHQELQGAMAPSSPDAGPSCAGSEGAQGPEEESAGASQAAPATQSTRKDPLARKAKILVEILLEKYTKKEAIMQNALMKTVSRKYRQHFPEILSTACEHVELVFGLEMKEVNHSRNIYTLISKLNLGGNDCPSGEGELPKSGLLMVLLGVIFMNGNRATEEEIWEFLSMLGIYAGRRHWIFGEPRRLITKDLVQKEYLNYRQVPNSDPPRYEFLWGLRACAETSKMKVLEVLAKFHGRVPSSFPDLYEEALREQAERAGLRGAAMAPTMAEACAPSRAKSRSSSLI